The Papaver somniferum cultivar HN1 chromosome 6, ASM357369v1, whole genome shotgun sequence genome segment cctgagttcgaaactcgtcaacATCGGGGTGGGGGATTTTTCAGTTTCTTTTCCTAGCTACCTGGAATTGTAGGTAGTAAGCCTCTTTGAAGTTTaaactttaatttttttaattttttttgataggTTGGAAGAGTGGTCTTGGGCTACATTTTCTGGCAATTACGGGGTTCGAACCCCTACCTCCGCAGTGAGAGGGAGCATACCAACCATCAAACCACTTGATGGTTAAtttaagggaaaattaggcgcaggccccaaaaaaataatattttcattgtcaggcccacaattaattttaagtaccgcgacacccataattatttccgtgacacccataattatatgaaattattaaaaatgtctgcatgacggactatgcatccgcatgacgggttatgcatcaggggtataattggtaatgcaacttggatataacatatctaaaaatccacgccttggaattttataaattttatatcgttggaaatctttttaagagagctacgcaacgagtacaaacaacaatatcaaaattttgtttttcacgaaaaaattggaggtgatcatcattttaggcaaaatttctaaaagtgactacataaccattatgcagccaccaaaaaagatgcgtaacacattctgcagacgcataacgaattatgcaaccattttcttgactgcataacaaattatgcatctgcataacaaagttatgcatctataacaagttatgtaaccattgttttggttgattttagtgcgtacataaaaaattgatgcataatgcagcaggttatgcatctattttctcgatgcataaaagattatgcaacaattttctcgatgcataatgcattatgcagtcatattttcggatgcataacagattatgcatccattttcacgactgcataacatgttatgtagatatatTATTGTAGGTACATGACAacttatgcaaccttattttttgttggtttcaataccaagaaaaaagtagttgcataacgtttatgcaaccgttttctggactgcataatattttatgcaaccgttttctggactgcataacgagttatgcaaaaaaaaaaaaaaaaaaaaaaaaaaaagaaaactgcaGAACCATCGATTCCATCACCTGCTTACTAACTCAGCCCTGCAACATCAACACATGGCTCTACCCAGTACAAGAAAACGAAGGGAATATAATAAAGTGGGTGATAAGAAGTGATTTAAGAGAGTCTTGTAAACGAAGTGGTCTGTGTATGGTGTACTGAAGTTTGAATACCATCAATTCAGTTTAATATTCATTAATCAATTCACGAAGTGACTAAAGCCAATCTCCCTTTTAGACCATCAAACCAGTTAAATGAAATTGCTTCGTCCTCTTCTGTACGACCAAGAACCAATAAAgctagcaaacaaaaaaaaataagatgCTAATGATTATGGAGAGTTTTTGAATCCTTTGGCACGTTTCAGTGCAAGAGACGGTAACTCAAACCTTTTTTCCGAATATGCCGTGTGCGTCTCACAGACAAGCAATAGACCCCTGCAagacacaaattcaacataaaccCCTTGTAGTTGTCATCATCAAAAACACAAATCAATGGCAGAACTTATATTCTTCCCTATCTTATCTTAATATTTCTTCCTTCATCGACAATTTCCGACAGAAAACCATCTTTTCCTTGTAATCTCGTTAAAGTCCATACATTCATATATTTCAGAGCAAGCAACATCTCTTTTATGATCTCGATCGATCCACAAAACCCAATTAACACATCCACTTAGACCTTGATTAGCAGGCCATTGATTAATGGGAACATACTCCATTTCTTTCCTATTTTCTCGGCTAAAATTCATTATCCAAATCCCCACAAACTCAATCAACCTCTTCTATGTCATTATCTCGATCGTACAACAACACCAACTTCTCTATCTTAGATTTATTTTCTATAATACCAGTAACCACCAGAAACTCATCTCATATTCGAGCCAAAACTTCTCTCGGTTCAGATTCCCTTTTCAAATTCCTTCTTGAACTCCAACATCTCAATTAGATTACCATAGCAAAACCCTAGTCAAAACCTATTTCTTCTCTGATTGTTTTcgaatccaaaaataaaatattaggaaagaagaacaaaagaaataATGAAAGAAAAACGAGGAAGAATAAGCGAAGACAACAATTTTAGACATTCTGGGTGTGGCAGAAATTTTACCCCAAAAAATGGGTACGCGCCTGAACATGGATTTCACAATGGAAAAAATATGTAAAATGGGTTTGGCTGTAATTTTCACCTAATTTAACCTTTGGGCTTTAAATCCAATTTTAAAAAAACTTATCAACATCAATATGGAACCACTCAATCCCACATTTTATTAGCCTATTTTTTCCatgcttaaaaaaataaaatatctgCATCTTTCGCACCCAAAATTTAGGGCAAATGTGGGGCACGATGGAAACTTGGGCATAGTGGCTCTTCCTATGCAGCCAAGGGAAAGAAAAAAATCAGAGCGGATTGGAGTGGAGTGGGGCAAGAACGCAAAATGCCTTCTCTGCATAAAACGTTAGTATCGACGAGGATTCTGATTTAATCTCCCTATCTTTTCTGTCCGAtcaaattttattgatcaattttttgattttgaGAGGAAAAATAGTGAGAGAGAAGGGGGGAGAGAAAGAAGATGGAGATGTGTGGGTTAGATTCTGATGGGAAAGAATTTAAGAGCTCGGATGAGATGTGGAGACATGAGTTTGGGGAACAAGGAGATGATGATCAACACAAAAACAAGAATGAATGGTACCGTAAAGGTGTTGGATACTGGGAAGTAAGATTTCTCTCTCTGTCTTTCTCTAAACCCTAATTAAAACCCTAAAGAGCTAATTTATCATTGTTGTTTAGGGTGTCGAGGCATCTGTTGATGGTGTATTGGGTGGATATGGGCATGTTAATGATACTGACATTAAAGCTAGTGAAGATTTTctcaagagtattatctctgaacGACTCGGTACCAATAGAAAACTCGCTGCTTTGGGTAATCTCCTTCACTCTGTCACTTTGATTTAGAGATTAGAATGGCACAACACACCTGTATTTTGCTGTTTAAAATCCTTATGTGATAGTAAATCTGCTACAGATTGTGGTTCGGGTATTGGACGGGTCACTAAGAATCTTCTTCTAAGATATTTCAGTGAGGTATGAGTTTCATTTCTCAGTCTTATGAATATGAATATATAACATGTCGTTATATATTGGCATTAAACATTACATTTTAGAAATTTAATAGaacctccaacttttattgaACATCAATTCTGTCGAAAGTTTAACCTGTTGTTATGGTTAAGTCTAATGTGCTGAGGTTTTAGGTTGATCTTGAAGAGCCAGTATCCCATTTTCTTGAAGCCGCACGTGAAAGTCTGTCCCCAGAGAATGGAACAGTCTCTGATGATCAAAAGGCTGTCAATTTTTATTGTGTTCCACTTCAGGTAATATTTACATCTTTGGCACTGACCACATAGGCATACTACACGCCCTTGCAAAAGCTAGCACAAAAAGTACAACCAAATAAATACATCTTCTTCTGAATATGTAGGACTATATGCATGACGTGCCCACCCTTGCTATATGGAGTCCTTGTACATTGAAATATTTGTCAATTATACCCAGATACTCCTCTAAATTAATTCACAAGATGATCAAAGATTTAAcatgaagaagaaaggaaagtTTCAGAAAACGTCTATGGACGAGCTACTCATACTCGCATCCTTTAACCTAGAGAAGGCCGGTTGTTCAAATCTTGCATGTTTACGTAGTTTAGTTTGCTAGATTCAGGGGCGTGTAGCCTTCCTTTCTTACATTCTTACAGAAACTGTTATAAGCATCTTCAATGTGTCATACTGTGAGTGAATGTGTAGGAATTCACTCCAGAAGCAGGGCGATATGATGTCATATGGGTGCAATGGTGTATTGGGCAGCTTGCTGATGACGACTTTGTATCGTTCTTCAAGCGAGCAAAGGTAATAGAGATTCCACTAATCTTACTTGGTGGAGTGATCTTTGGGTCTGGAAATTTCTTGATCCCATATTTGTTCCCATTTGTTTTATACTATTGTAATTAAATATGGGCCAACATTTAGTTAGACATAAAAAACGCGCGTCAAAAGGTAACTTCTGTGCTAATTGATATTTCACTTGACAGGTTGGTCTCAAACCTAACGGCGTTTTTGTCCTAAAAGAGAATATTGCAAAATCAGGTGATCTCTCTCCCTCACACAGCATAAACATGCAAATGCTATTCATTTATTATGAATCCAGACACGTTCTTTTAGTTAGTAAGAGAAAAATTCATacccatattttcttttcttttctttttaactgTTTCTAGCTCATTTTGAATTCTATGAGGCAAACGAGAAAATCTTCATGTGCTTCTAAACTCAAACGTTTCTATCTAATATTAAATATACGGTATTTTCATGGTTCTATGAAGTTTTTACATTTTAACGTTTGGGTTGTCATACACACTTAGTGGCAAGCATGATAGCGGTGGATATATCTTGTCTTATTTGAATAGAATTGGTGGCTGGTGAATACTTGTTGAAGAGGGCGCTTGTTTGCAGGATTTGTGTTGGACAAGGAGGATAAGAGTGTTACAAGGTCAGATTTGTACTTCAAAGAGCTCTTCAAACAGTGTGGGCTGCATCTCTTCAAGtcaaaggtgtgttcgagtttaACATACCTCACTAGCTTACTGAACCTACTTTGATAACTGTTTCTGTCGTCTGGTCTCTTCAAATAAATAAGATTGGTTCTTTGTTAATCCAGGATCAAAAGGGATTTCCTGCAGAGTTATTTCCAGTGAAAATGTATGCGTTAACCACTGATATGCCTAGGCGAGTTCATGGGACCAGATCCAAAATTCGATCCAATCTACCTGGCCTTATCAAGTGAAAAtctcttctttttaattttaTTCTTGTAGTTTAGTCTATGGGTATTTTATCACTAACTAAATCTTGTATTTGAGATTGCATCTCTCAATCTAGTCACGCAATACTGAAAACCTGCCTTTTGGGGCAGCTAATCTATTTTGTTTGAATTGATTATTATATGATGTCGCTTGGTTTTCCCTGTTCTTTATTATATCTATTGCTATAGACAAGTTCACAAATTTTTGTTTAGCTTCTTTGCgagtatttcttttcttttacttctACATCTTCTGTTTGTTTCAAAATGTTTGATTACTGTATAATgattaaacaaaaacaaattaaaatcatGAGTCGATGAATTGCCAAGTAACAAGGACAAGAAACTGAAACTTGAACTAGTTGTTTACTGTGTTAGGAGAAAAGTAGGAAACTGGGACATGCTGATGATAATAATCTTTCATATTCTGTTTTTGTTACTGACATAAGTTTACAGAAGTTACCAAATCATTCAGACGTACATGCTCATCTTGGCTGGTGGCATCTCTGTTCTTAATCTCTTTCACTGTGCCATTGTTTGTGATTAGGGGTTCCTAAGACAATGGAAGCCTCATAGACCCGTTTCACTGTTTTAGATATGTGGTGCAAGTTGGGCAGTTGCTGCTCATCTGAAAGATCCGTGCACATCAAGCCTAAGTCTACTATCTGAGAAGCTTGCTCATAAGTCATACCTGCTTTTTTAATTCTTGCATCCATCACTACCCATATATTTTCTGGGTAATGCATCCTCGCCCATTCCAcaatacttttgctttctttgaGCACATTAGGTGAGCTTCTAGTTACTATCATTTCAAGCAGGAGAACTCCAAACATATAGACCACTGAAAGCCAAACATAAGAAAACCTTAAGAACATACTGAAGTTGCTATTACACCTTGTAGTTTGCAAGTCCATCCATTTTAGATTTACTAATATTTGACAACACTTTCTTTAGCCTACAATATATGGTAAAAAATTGAAGGATTCATTGGTAGTATGGAAACTTACTCCTAGAATAGTTGTTCTGATCTGTGATCCAGAATCTTGAGATCAATGGCTCTTGATCCTCAGATAATAGTACACTACTCGCCTTAAGGTCACATACAACCCCAGGCCACTGGTCCTTAAGATAACACATCCCTTCCACGACACTCACCAAAACCTTTAACCTTTTGTTCCATGATGGCGACTGTGATAGCCATCTCACCATGTTCACCCCGCCAGACCATTCTGATACAACTGCCCTTGGATTTCGGCGATCACACCACCCCAACACCCGAACTAAGTTTTTGTGATCTAACTGAACTAGAATCCTGCATTCTTCTACAAATTCCTTCCGTTGTTCAGATGTAATCTTGTCTTGGTATATTTCAATCCGAACTTCAGTCCCATCTCTCAATTTCCCTCTATATATATCAAGTTCAGCAAGCTTTGCAACCAAGTTATCCTGTGAGAATCCACTTGTTGCTGCCTTCAGCATTGAAGGTGTAAATTTATGCTGGTGTCTGAGGAACGGCGGTAGAAAATCTGGTCTCCAAAAACAGATCCAACTCAAACTAACAACTGTTAGAATGACAAAGATTGGGAAGCCAACTAAGAAGAACGTGGCCTTAATCTTGAACTTTCCGTGATTCGGGAGCAGACCAGAGTGCAGAAAACTCGAGGACCCAAATTGTTCCAAGAAGTGTGCGTCTGAGATTGGAAGTTCTGAAAAATGGTTGTAAGAAAGATTGAGAAGTGTAAGATTATTCAGTAAGGAAAAgttttccattggaaactctccATTGAAATTGTTATGGCTAAGATCAAGAGACTGGACTTGGGTACATTTTAAGATGTCTGTAGGAAAGTTGCCTTTGATTGAATTGTTGGATAAGTCGATTATAAGTACTGTTAAGGGACAATACTTCCAAAAGAAAGCAAAGGATAAGTAAAGAGGAGTTATTTTTGGGCGATTATGCAAGTCTATCTTTGTGAATGAATCACCATTGCAATTATTGTTGTTCGATTCACTGCAGAGATGGTCTGCCACAATAGTGGCCTTGAAAATGTCAGGAAGATCTGTGGGCAAGAAACCACTACAATATCTAAGAGATGGGTTCTTTAAACAATTATTTGAGATTGTTACACTGAAATCTGGAGGTGGTTGTAGGTTGTTTAAATCATCTATTACTGATGGAGACGATAGAACTGAAGAGAGCAAAACTGAAGTTAGAAAGAATGCAGTGTAGGGATCACACAACGCCATGGAAAAAGTTTCAGAAGTGTGGGATTTCCATGTTTTCACAACACGGTTATGAAAATTTGAAAATATAGCTAGAAAATGAACGGACTAAAGCAACTGCCACTGCTGCAACTTTTTCAGTGGAAATGGGCTTTCAATATTTGGGTTCAGGATAATCTACCTACCACCCTACCCGGCTAATTTGATTATTTGAGGCCTACCATTTACTTCACCCCTGGAATTTAGATTTTAGATGAAGGGATGAGGGGTATCCAAAAAGGGTGAAAGTAATAACTTACTCTCACCTGCTAGAATTCCATTTCTATCCTTATCAATAATATCAAaactttcttattttcttttaatttattttgtttccttttctcCTTTTTATTTTGATGCCTATCTAAAAAAAAtcgagttcaagaacaatcggccAATACGTCATTTGCATGATGGCCGATTATTCCTGGAGCCCGTAGATGTAAAGAGTCATATCGGCCGATTATTAAAAGAAATGCTttctttttctgaattttttttctgaTACAATCTTCCGATATGAATTTATCTATTAACATTGTAAGTGTTTATATTCATATCTGAATTTGCAGATGTTCTTAATTATATTTGTCGATTCTGGTTCATAATCCACAATCAGCAGATAAAATGCTTCATGTTGGaaaaaaataaggatttattttgaATAAAGATTAATAATAAAACTGTTTTTCAGAATAACAtaaacaccttccaaatttatctcttagATTTTTACGGGATACGTTTACCTTATATATTTCGGATTTGCACTAGGGTTTTACATAGAGATGAACCTCTCTTGCATCCATTCGGTCTCGAGAACTTGTTCGTTTTCCTATGTTTGATATGAGGGTTTAAGTGCTAACGTTTCGTGAGTTTTTCGCTGCCAAGCAAGTTCTAGAAGAATAAGGCTTAAATGTGCTACTAAAGttttgttaagattgttgtatcttggaggcagatgtccACTAGGGCTATAACATCATCTTTTTAGAGTGTAtcctcaatctaccattaccagtTTCTTCTTTCTATGGAGTTTAACAGGATGTTCAAGATATAAACAGTTGACTAAGGAGAAGACACAAAAATCAGATAAGTGCTTCTTATATTATTTAGTTGTATGATCAATTTTAGTTGTTAttccccaacaatcttaagacaagaatttttttcataataataattaaaattgcGGAACTAGGTTTAATATTTATGACCAGTAAAGCTGAGTGTCGGTCTTGATTTTTACAAATCTAAAGATTATTGAACCCTAAGAAGAAAATATCTTTACCACGTATATACAGTGGGTATTTGTTATCTCATTATTGATGGGAAGTTTGATAAGATCGAACCTAAACGTTTCTCTATGTACTTGTTCGGTTTCTTGCCTGTAGGGAGTGGGCTAATCTGATAATGTTCCTGCATCTATCAGTTGATCGTGTGTTCAACTTTTTGGTCAGCAGAAAGCCACCCAATATATGATACCTTCACAAGTGCGTCCACACTTCGACTAAATAGTTGGGAGAAATAGATGATGACAACAAGCATCTGGTTAAGATACTACACAAGTGTATCGGTGTTTGGACTTAATATACATCCTAAAGAGCTGACAGGTGAATAATGGAATTAGCTGGTGTTTGTAGAAGCAAAAGtcattcttgttttcttttacttCTTTAAACTCCACCTCAGTTACAAAACCAAGAGTCGTTAAACTGCCATAACAGAATAGGTAGAGTAATTTGTACTCTACTTTATTGTGCTAGATGACACACAGGAAAGCACATAAGAACCATGTTACGTCCAAGGCTAAGACCTATGATTAAGAACTCCTTTTGAATTAGCTGCGACTCTGGAAGAATTAATGGAAAAATGTGTTGTGGGGTCATACGATATTCAGTTGAATTGGGGTTCCATACCAAGCTTCAGTATCGCTTACCGGAAAAAGTTTATCGCGTTGGTTGTAGTTGTCGTTGTAGTAGTGATACTTCTTGCAGTCATCTTGGTATTGGTTGCCATAAGAAGTATATATAAGTGGAAAGAAGACGAGGAAGAAGATTTTATACACGGAAGGTGATACAGTTTAAGAGATTAGTTGACTTTACTGAATCACAGATTTTGTCCGGTTTGAAAAAAGAACTTGATTGGGAGTGGTGGCTGTGGAGAAGTATATAAGGTTTCCATTGATCATCTAGATAAGTTTATTACGGTTAAGAAGATTTCAAGTAAAGGGAAATTGGATTCGAAACATGCACCATTGTTTGAAATGTGTGCACTAATCCAGTAAGTGGTTGGTGGAGCTTGCATGTTGTTCATTTTTATATCCTATCTCTACAGCTAGTTAAAGTCAGGTGAAAAATCTATGTGCCAAGATGAGGTGATGGATGCGAAAACTGGAGCTAGAACATTTGATTATGCGAATCAAGTGTGTTTTTCATCAACAAAGGCATCCGCAACGAAACCTGTAAATACTACGCAATTCAGTTAAGTAATCATGCAAAGGTATAATGGAATTCACGTCAGGTACCCACCCCATCTAGAAAATTGCCTTTGGTTGCatatttaattttgatttataCAAATCTCATCTTGGGGTAAGAATTGATGAATCATGTTAAATATTTCTAAAACCATTTTTGTATGCGACTGTTATTGAGAACTATTTAGGTTGTATACCTTTATAATGATACTTTTTAGGATAAGAATATTCTAAAATATGCTGAGAATTCAACCATAGGAGATGATGGTCAGTTTATCACGTTGATTTACTATACAAGACAGTCTGTACTAGTTTCCACTTTGAACTTACTGAAAGCAAGAGCTGGTCTTAAATAATTTTTAGGCAAGTAGTTTAAATGTGGGGGGGACCTTTGGCATGTTTGAACCAGTTTGGAAGGCCGCTCAATCCATAATTCCCAATAGTATGAGAGTGGCGACAATATTACCAAATA includes the following:
- the LOC113289974 gene encoding alpha N-terminal protein methyltransferase 1-like yields the protein MEMCGLDSDGKEFKSSDEMWRHEFGEQGDDDQHKNKNEWYRKGVGYWEGVEASVDGVLGGYGHVNDTDIKASEDFLKSIISERLGTNRKLAALDCGSGIGRVTKNLLLRYFSEVDLEEPVSHFLEAARESLSPENGTVSDDQKAVNFYCVPLQEFTPEAGRYDVIWVQWCIGQLADDDFVSFFKRAKVGLKPNGVFVLKENIAKSGFVLDKEDKSVTRSDLYFKELFKQCGLHLFKSKDQKGFPAELFPVKMYALTTDMPRRVHGTRSKIRSNLPGLIK
- the LOC113286366 gene encoding probable LRR receptor-like serine/threonine-protein kinase At2g23950; this translates as MALCDPYTAFFLTSVLLSSVLSSPSVIDDLNNLQPPPDFSVTISNNCLKNPSLRYCSGFLPTDLPDIFKATIVADHLCSESNNNNCNGDSFTKIDLHNRPKITPLYLSFAFFWKYCPLTVLIIDLSNNSIKGNFPTDILKCTQVQSLDLSHNNFNGEFPMENFSLLNNLTLLNLSYNHFSELPISDAHFLEQFGSSSFLHSGLLPNHGKFKIKATFFLVGFPIFVILTVVSLSWICFWRPDFLPPFLRHQHKFTPSMLKAATSGFSQDNLVAKLAELDIYRGKLRDGTEVRIEIYQDKITSEQRKEFVEECRILVQLDHKNLVRVLGWCDRRNPRAVVSEWSGGVNMVRWLSQSPSWNKRLKVLVSVVEGMCYLKDQWPGVVCDLKASSVLLSEDQEPLISRFWITDQNNYSRMVYMFGVLLLEMIVTRSSPNVLKESKSIVEWARMHYPENIWVVMDARIKKAGMTYEQASQIVDLGLMCTDLSDEQQLPNLHHISKTVKRVYEASIVLGTPNHKQWHSERD